AATGTCCATGCATTTCATGCGTTGACCCATACAAACTGAGATTGATTTCATGTCCGAGTTCTTAAGGAGAAATGATGACACGCAAGATTAGCAAGGAAGAAGCCAGTCGCAGGGCTTGGGAGCTTGATGCGATGGCCGAACGTGGAGAGATGAAGCCTGTTGGTCCGACACAGGTGTATTCAGCCGATGCGCCGATGGACGAGGATGGTTTGGCGGCGATTTTCGCTGGAAGGCCTCGAGCGGAGTTCCGGCAACCGGCGAGGAAAACGTGGTACACGCGTACGACGGAGGCTATGGATCGTTGGGCCAGCGACAGCGCCAAACAAGAAAATATGAGTACGTCGGCATTGATACGGACTGCTGTTTATGAGTATCTCAACAAGAGGCATCCCGATCTTAGGCCAGCCGCCGCGGCGTGACGGCATGGGTGCCGTATGGACGCGGGCCGTACGGGGCTAGGCGCGACTAGGATTGGGAGTATGAGCAAACGACATCGTGACCGAAGCTGGGCGCCGGCGCCCGAGCCATTGCCGGCCGACGCGCAGGTGATCGACAACCACACCCACATCGAATCCGTCCCGCCTTTCGCCGAGGAGATGAACCGGCAGGCCATCGAGCGCGACCAGCCGCCCGTGCCGGTCCACAGCGTCGGCGAGGAGCTTGAGCGGGCCAAGGCCGTGGGCGTCGAAGGCGTCATCGAGGTGGGCTGCGAGCTGCCGAACCTCAAGGTGGCGGTGCAGGTGGCGCTCGACCACCCCGATTGCGTCCACAACGCCCTGGCGATCCATCCCAACGAGGCGGTGCTGCACGGCCATCGCGGCGTGCCCGGCCCCGACGGCTTGCCGCTGAAATACCAGCCGTGGCATGACGTGAGTTTCGAGGACGCGCTCGCGGAAGTCCACCGCCTGGCCACGAAATACCCCGAGCAGGTCGTGGCGATCGGTGAGACAGGCATGGACCTGTTCCGCACCGGCGAGGCCGCCAAGGAGATTCAACGTGACGCCTTCCGCGCCCATATCGCCCTGGCCAAGGAACTCAACCTGCCGATGCAGATCCACGACCGCGACGCCCACAAGGAGGTCGTCGAGACCCTGCTGGCCGACGGCGCCCCTGAGCGCACCGTCTTCCACAGCTACGCCGCCGACACCGAGGTCGCCGAGATCGCGCGTGAGCACGGCTGGTACCTGAGCTTCTCGGGAACCGCGAGTTTCAAAGGCAACGAGGAGATTCGCAATTCCGCCGCGATCGTGGGCCTCGACCATATCATGGTGGAGACCGACGCCCCCTATCTCACACCCATGCCCTATCGTGGCCGCACCAACGCGCCATATATGATTCCTTACACCCTGAAGGCGCTCGCCGACACGATGAATTTACCGATAGGCGAGATAGCCAAGGCGACGCGACGCACCACGAGGGCCGTTTACGGTATATAAAGGCCTTGCGCTTCGTTTATAAAATAAATTTGGTCGAAAACGGTGACTTCGAGGCGAAAGCGCATTTTGCGGGCGGTGCCGTGAGTTTTGGCTGAGCTGGGCACTCACCTAGGTTTTGTCAATTTCAGGCGACATGGCTAAACTTGCCCGTTGGTTCACTTTATGAAGCGTCCGCAACAGGCGCGAACAATGTTGAAATGCGGGAGAGAGAGCCGCCTCGGGAGGGCATGTCATGGCGCAACCACAGCAGAAGGGGTCTTTGCACCCTCAAACAGGGCGAAAACAGGCCGAAAAGGGCGTGAACGCCGAATCTGCGAATGTGGATAATTCAAGTACGGGCAGTACGACCACAGGCAATTCAAACACAGATACCACAACCATCACGAATATGAACAACGCGGATACCAACACCACCGATAACGGCGATACAGACAAGACGATGAAGTCCGAAAAGACCATAAAGGCCACCAAAGGCGCAAAAGCGACGAAGGCCGCCGCCAAAACCGGCGCGAAATCCACTTCCAAAACCTCGTCCAAGACCGCGGCTGCCAAGACTGGTGCAACGAAGACTGGCGCCGTCAAAACCAAGGCGACCAAGGCCGCCGCGAAGTCCGCCGCCAAGACCGGCGCGAAATCCTCGTCCGTCTCCGCACTCAAGACTGGCCGCAGCGAGGTGCGCAAGGAGATTCGCAAGGAGGCCGGCAAGGCCAAAAGCGCCGTGCATGGCGGCGAGGCCCGCGTGCGCAAGGACGCCGTGGCCGCCGAACGCGCCGAGAAGCGCGCCTTGCTGCGGGCCGACACCTTCACCAACGCCCCCAGGGTCTCGCGCCGCACGCTGACCGACGAGGAGCGCAAGGAGATCGCCAGGCACCGCGAGGAGAAGAAGCAGGAGGCGCAGCGCCTCGCCAAGACCAGCCGCGGGCCCATCGGCCGCTGGTGGCGCAAGATGCAGTCCAGTTCCGACAAGGTGACCCTCGGCATGGCCATCGTCGCGCTCGGCGTGGTCTACGGCGATATCGGCACCTCGCCGCTCTACACCTCACAGACCTTCCTCGCCGGCCAAGGCGGCCTCGCCAACATCGACCGTCCGGCGGTGCTCGGCCTGCTTTCGCTGGTCTTCTGGTCTATCACGCTCATCACGACGGTGAAATACGTCTTCGTCGCCATGCGCATCGACAACAAGGGCGAGGGCGGCATCTTCGCGCTCTTCTCGCTGATCCGCAAGCACGGCAAATGGCTCGTCATCCCCGCGATGCTGGGCGGCGCGGCGTTCCTGGCGGATTCCGTGCTCACCCCCGCGGTCTCGATCTCGTCGGCAGTCGAGGGCCTGAAATCCATACCTGTCTTCCAACCTGCGTTCCAGGAGACCCCCAACCTTTCGCTGATGATCACCATCGTCATCATCCTAGTGCTCTTCAGCGTGCAATCGCGCGGCACCGAGCGCATCGGCAAGGTCTTCGGCTCGGTGGTGATGGTCTGGTTCGCCTTCCTCGCGATCACCGGCATCGCAAACCTCGGCGGTGACTGGAGCATCTTCGAGGCCATCAACCCCGTGTGGGGCATCCGCTTCCTCTTCAGCCCGCACAACGTGGCCGGCCTGGCCATCATGGGCACCGTATTCCTGTCGACCACCGGCGCCGAGGCGCTCTATTCCGACATGGGCCATGTGGGCCGCGGCAACATCTACTTCACCTGGCCGTTCATCTTCGTCGCCCTCGTCTTCAACTACTTCGGGCAGGGCGCGTGGATGCTGCGCAACCAAGGCAACACCGCGCTCGTCAACGTCAACCCGTTCTTCGAGATGATGAGCCCGAACGTGCGCTATGTCGGCGTCATCCTTTCCGTCGCGGCAGGCGTGATCGCTTCGCAGGCTCTGATCACCGGCGCGTTCACGATGGTCTCCGAGGCCACCGGCTTGAACTGGATGCCGCATCTTCAGGTGCGTTACCCGGCCCGCACGCGCGGCCAGCTCTACATCCCGGTCATCAACCTGGTGCTGTGCGTCGCCACGCTCTGCGTGCTCGGCCTCTTCAAGGATTCCGAACATATCTCGGCGGCCTACGGCCTGGCGCTCACCATCACGATGATCACCACGACCATCCTGTTGAGCGTCTACATCTGGTACCACCATCACCGTGTGTTCGCCGGCATCTTCTTCGTCGTGTTCATCGCCATCCAGACGTTGTTCTTTATTTCGTCGATGGCGAAGTTCCTGCACGGCGGCTGGTTCACCATGCTCCTCACCGCGCTGATCTTGCTAATCATGATCACATGGGACGACGGCACGAAGATCGAGCGCTCGCAGCGTCGGCATATGCGCCCGCGTGATTTCAAGCCCGCGCTGGCCAAGCTGCACGAGGACTTCCGCATCCCGTATTTCGCCGATAATATCGTCTACCTGACCTCGGATTCCGAGATTCGGCGCCTCGACACCGATATCTTCTTCTCGATCTTCGCCGACCACCCCAAGCGCGCCCGCGCCTGGTGGGCCGTGTCGGTGCAGACCACCGACGAGCCGTTCACGCGCGAGTATTCCGTCGAGAACTTCGACACGGACTATATCTTCCGCGTGCGGATTCGGCTTGGCTTCAAGGTCTCGCAATCCATCCCGGCGTATATCCACCAGGTGATGCACGACCTTTCGGAATCGGGCGAGTTGCCGCAGCAGAAGTCGTCGTACCCGAAGGTCGACGCCGATCCCGACATCGGCACCGTGCGCTACGTGCTGGTGCACAAGGCGCTCATGCCCGAGTCGAAGATCACCGCGCGCGAGGCGCTTTCGCTCAAGATGAAGTATTCGATTCGCCGTGTGGCCGGTTCGCCGGTCAAGTGGTTCGGCCTGGCGCCGTATAACCCGGTGACCGAGGTGCAGCCGCTGTTCGTCTCCACGCGCAGGCCCCCGCGCCTGCAGCGCAAGGCGTTGCGCAAGGTGGCCCATCGTGGCGAGACCGGTGCTTCCGAGTCCAAGGCCACGCTCGGCGCTGCCGGCAAGGGCAAGGGCGCGGACGAAGCCGCTGGCACCAGAGGCGAGTCCGCCAGGTCGGTGGTCGCCAAGACCCGCGCCGCCAAGCTCAAGGACGCCGGGGTCGACGTCAACAAGGCCCGGCTCGCCAAGGCCGCTGCCATCAAGGCCGCCGCGAAGGTGCTGACCGAGAATGGCACGGTTGGCGCCAAAACGACGACCGCGAAGAAGGCGTCTGCGTCTGCTTCCAAGGCTTCGGTGGAAACCGGTGCCAAGGCTGCGGGGTCCACGCGCAAGTCTGCCACCTCC
This Bifidobacterium sp. ESL0790 DNA region includes the following protein-coding sequences:
- a CDS encoding TatD family hydrolase, encoding MSKRHRDRSWAPAPEPLPADAQVIDNHTHIESVPPFAEEMNRQAIERDQPPVPVHSVGEELERAKAVGVEGVIEVGCELPNLKVAVQVALDHPDCVHNALAIHPNEAVLHGHRGVPGPDGLPLKYQPWHDVSFEDALAEVHRLATKYPEQVVAIGETGMDLFRTGEAAKEIQRDAFRAHIALAKELNLPMQIHDRDAHKEVVETLLADGAPERTVFHSYAADTEVAEIAREHGWYLSFSGTASFKGNEEIRNSAAIVGLDHIMVETDAPYLTPMPYRGRTNAPYMIPYTLKALADTMNLPIGEIAKATRRTTRAVYGI